One window of the Catenulispora sp. MAP5-51 genome contains the following:
- the egtD gene encoding L-histidine N(alpha)-methyltransferase: MTGIEIERRLPEDFFAAALRDDVLKGLTAEPKWLPPKWFYDARGSELFEEITRLPEYYPTRAEREILTDRAAEIASVTRAETLAELGSGSSTKTTLLLDALRDAGTLRRYDPIDVSEAALLASGEQLQRRYPELTIHAVVTDFEERLAIPESAGPRLVVFLGGTIGNLLPEERSVFLARLRAGLRPGEWLLLGTDLVKDPETLVAAYDDAAGVTAEFNKNVLRVVDRELDADFDPDDFDHVALWDPAAEWIEMRLRARRELSVRLKDLDLGVSFERGEELRTEISAKFRPEGVARELGAAGFAVRHWWTDSAGRFGLSLAEAV; this comes from the coding sequence ATGACAGGTATAGAGATCGAGCGCCGGCTTCCGGAGGACTTCTTCGCGGCGGCGCTGCGGGACGACGTCCTCAAGGGCCTGACCGCGGAGCCGAAGTGGCTGCCGCCCAAGTGGTTCTACGACGCGCGCGGCAGCGAGTTGTTCGAGGAGATCACCCGCCTTCCGGAGTACTACCCGACGCGCGCCGAGCGGGAGATCCTGACCGACCGCGCGGCCGAGATCGCCTCGGTGACGCGGGCCGAGACGCTGGCCGAACTCGGCTCGGGGTCCTCGACCAAGACGACGCTGCTGCTCGACGCCCTCCGCGACGCCGGGACACTGCGCCGCTACGACCCGATCGACGTCAGCGAGGCGGCGCTGCTGGCCTCGGGCGAGCAATTGCAGCGGCGCTATCCGGAGCTGACGATCCACGCGGTCGTCACCGACTTCGAGGAGCGGCTGGCGATCCCGGAGTCGGCCGGGCCCCGGCTGGTGGTCTTCCTCGGCGGGACGATCGGCAACCTGCTGCCCGAGGAGCGCTCGGTCTTCCTGGCGCGGCTGCGCGCCGGGCTGCGCCCCGGGGAGTGGCTGCTGCTCGGCACGGACTTGGTGAAGGACCCTGAGACGCTGGTCGCGGCGTACGACGACGCGGCCGGGGTGACGGCGGAGTTCAACAAGAACGTGCTGCGCGTGGTGGACCGGGAACTGGACGCCGATTTCGATCCGGACGACTTCGACCACGTGGCGCTGTGGGATCCGGCCGCGGAGTGGATCGAGATGCGGCTGCGGGCCCGGCGCGAGCTGTCGGTCCGGCTGAAGGACCTGGATCTGGGGGTGTCGTTCGAGCGCGGCGAGGAGCTGCGGACTGAGATCTCGGCGAAGTTCCGGCCCGAGGGTGTGGCCCGGGAACTCGGCGCGGCCGGGTTCGCGGTGCGGCACTGGTGGACGGACTCGGCGGGGCGGTTCGGGCTTTCGCTGGCGGAAGCCGTGTAG
- a CDS encoding MFS transporter, which translates to MALIDEAAPKTAAPAPRTSTPRNRAAFTGIVAGNFMVLIDATILNVALPDLKAHLHASAAALPWTVDAYTVVFAGLMLASGAVADRFGARRVYQSAVALFGVLSLLCALAPNAGGLIAGRALLGAAAAGMVPASLALLAGLYPDAKERMKAVGAWAALSGIGLAVGPVLGGALVAAGGWRLVFVVNPPLALVSWFLVRGLSSQGSGHGAGQGSGQRKKFDLPGLVLFTVALCALTYGLVDAGTEGWSRPAALIALAVAVLAAVAVTLVERGAQTPVLPPELLRLGRVRTNLLTAVTANYIFYGLLYTVTLWLEETRHLSAAMTGVAFLPMMIPLCFLPFFTSRLAHRFGARPMVMVAMVLDAAVGAVLFTVGAHTSLAVVVAAQILMAIATTMTIPSITADMAVATPRPLAATGQGALNAARQTGSALGVAVLGTLSGMHAAGIAMAAGALITLVLAGLTRRSAQA; encoded by the coding sequence ATGGCACTGATCGACGAAGCCGCGCCGAAGACGGCGGCGCCCGCACCGCGCACCTCCACTCCGAGAAACAGAGCAGCCTTCACCGGCATCGTCGCCGGCAACTTCATGGTCCTGATCGACGCGACCATCCTCAACGTCGCCCTCCCCGACCTGAAAGCGCACCTGCACGCCTCGGCCGCCGCGCTGCCGTGGACCGTGGACGCCTACACCGTGGTGTTCGCCGGCCTGATGCTGGCCTCCGGCGCGGTCGCCGACCGGTTCGGCGCCCGCCGCGTCTACCAGAGCGCCGTCGCCCTGTTCGGCGTGTTGTCGCTGCTGTGCGCGCTGGCGCCGAACGCCGGCGGCCTGATCGCCGGCCGGGCGCTGCTCGGCGCCGCCGCGGCCGGCATGGTCCCGGCCTCGCTGGCACTGCTGGCCGGGCTCTACCCCGACGCCAAGGAGCGGATGAAGGCCGTCGGCGCGTGGGCCGCGCTGTCCGGGATCGGGCTGGCCGTCGGGCCGGTGCTCGGCGGCGCGCTGGTCGCGGCCGGCGGCTGGCGGCTGGTGTTCGTCGTGAACCCGCCGCTGGCCCTGGTCTCCTGGTTCCTGGTGCGGGGCTTGTCCTCACAGGGTTCCGGACACGGTGCCGGGCAGGGTTCCGGTCAGCGCAAGAAGTTCGACCTCCCAGGCCTGGTGCTGTTCACCGTCGCGCTCTGCGCCCTGACCTACGGCCTGGTGGACGCCGGCACCGAGGGCTGGAGCCGGCCGGCCGCGCTGATCGCGCTGGCGGTCGCGGTACTGGCGGCGGTGGCGGTGACCCTGGTAGAGCGCGGAGCCCAGACCCCGGTCCTGCCGCCGGAACTGCTGCGCCTGGGCCGGGTCCGCACCAACCTGCTGACGGCGGTCACGGCGAACTACATCTTCTACGGCCTGCTGTACACGGTGACGCTGTGGCTGGAGGAGACACGGCACCTGAGCGCGGCGATGACCGGGGTGGCGTTCCTGCCGATGATGATCCCGCTGTGCTTCCTGCCCTTCTTCACCAGCCGCCTGGCCCACCGCTTCGGCGCGCGGCCGATGGTGATGGTCGCGATGGTGCTGGACGCCGCGGTCGGCGCGGTCCTGTTCACCGTCGGCGCGCACACCTCGCTGGCCGTGGTGGTCGCCGCGCAGATCCTGATGGCGATCGCCACCACCATGACCATCCCGTCGATCACCGCGGACATGGCCGTGGCCACCCCCCGCCCGCTCGCCGCGACCGGCCAAGGCGCCCTGAACGCCGCCCGCCAGACCGGCAGCGCCCTGGGCGTGGCGGTCCTCGGAACACTGTCCGGGATGCACGCCGCAGGGATCGCGATGGCCGCCGGGGCGCTGATCACGCTGGTGCTGGCCGGGCTGACGCGCCGGAGCGCGCAAGCGTGA
- a CDS encoding YciI family protein produces the protein MVARFAVEYVYTADTAKRDEIRPAHRAFLAEAQSRGELLVSGPWANNTGALLIFETEDEAALKALLEHDPFAEADLVSRVRINEFNPVLGSWLAG, from the coding sequence ATGGTGGCTCGCTTCGCCGTCGAATACGTCTACACCGCCGACACCGCCAAGCGGGACGAGATCCGCCCCGCGCACCGCGCGTTCCTGGCCGAGGCCCAGAGCCGCGGAGAGCTGCTGGTCTCCGGGCCCTGGGCCAACAACACCGGCGCGCTGCTGATCTTCGAGACCGAGGACGAGGCCGCGCTGAAGGCCCTGCTGGAGCACGACCCCTTCGCCGAGGCGGACCTGGTCAGCCGGGTCCGGATCAACGAGTTCAACCCGGTCCTGGGGAGCTGGCTGGCCGGCTGA
- the thiD gene encoding bifunctional hydroxymethylpyrimidine kinase/phosphomethylpyrimidine kinase, translating to MSAAPGAPVSSAPPRVLTIAGSDSGGGAGIQADLKTMLAHGVHGMSVLTAVTAQNSLGVQDFWALPIEAVERQFRSVVDDIGVDAVKTGMLASSELTSAVARLIGTLDPAVPVVVDPVSVSKHGDPLLAPEALDALRGELLPRATVVTPNLDEVRLITGLEVTAEADMIEAARALADLGPRWVLVKGGHLSRAPESVDLLVGPDGAEHWLRAPRHDNRHTHGTGCTLASAIASRLALGDDVPSAVRAAKDYVTGGIAAGFPLGAGIGPVDHGWRWRALANRA from the coding sequence ATGTCAGCCGCCCCCGGTGCCCCGGTTTCCAGCGCCCCGCCCCGTGTCCTCACCATCGCCGGAAGCGACTCCGGCGGCGGCGCGGGCATCCAGGCCGATCTGAAGACGATGCTGGCGCACGGCGTGCACGGCATGTCGGTGCTGACGGCGGTCACCGCGCAGAACTCGCTCGGCGTCCAGGACTTCTGGGCGCTGCCGATCGAGGCGGTGGAGCGCCAGTTCCGCTCGGTCGTGGACGACATCGGCGTGGACGCGGTGAAGACCGGCATGCTGGCCTCCTCCGAGCTCACCTCGGCGGTGGCCCGGCTGATCGGCACCCTGGACCCGGCCGTCCCGGTGGTCGTCGACCCGGTGAGCGTCTCCAAGCACGGCGACCCGCTGCTGGCCCCCGAGGCCCTGGACGCCCTGCGCGGCGAACTGCTGCCGCGCGCCACGGTGGTCACCCCGAACCTCGACGAGGTCCGCCTCATCACCGGCCTGGAGGTGACCGCCGAGGCCGACATGATCGAGGCCGCCCGCGCCCTGGCCGACCTGGGCCCGCGCTGGGTCCTGGTGAAGGGCGGCCACCTGAGCCGGGCCCCGGAGTCGGTGGACCTCCTGGTCGGCCCCGACGGCGCCGAGCACTGGCTGCGCGCCCCCCGCCACGACAACCGCCACACCCACGGCACCGGCTGCACCCTGGCCAGCGCCATCGCCTCCCGCCTGGCCCTCGGCGACGACGTGCCCAGCGCGGTGCGCGCCGCGAAGGACTACGTCACCGGCGGCATCGCGGCCGGCTTCCCGCTGGGCGCCGGCATCGGTCCGGTGGACCACGGCTGGCGCTGGCGGGCCCTGGCGAACCGAGCCTGA
- a CDS encoding LysR family transcriptional regulator, whose amino-acid sequence MDTRQLRAFLAVVESGGISAAAEQLGYAQSSVSDQLRTLERDLGTPVLNRTSIGTVPTEAGQRLLPYARRMLDLDGEMRRTVSGHRPLLRIGALQSLADEWLPEMLTAFDHGAAGPQTADVTVTVTSRTRLMEELQEGRLDAVFTLDSGPPYDGPTAVVGTDRVVLVTAPSHPLASVHPLTLDDVRRTEFMVTEIGCIYRQLFDECGRDLGPSLKIAMITGSLNALRRLTVNGRGAALLPRFSVAAELESGDLVMLDLKEGLAPLTIEARWREGIGPAAEPLRALVELTQKFSPASWAMA is encoded by the coding sequence ATGGACACCCGGCAGTTGCGCGCGTTCCTCGCGGTCGTGGAATCCGGCGGCATCTCGGCGGCCGCCGAGCAGCTCGGCTACGCGCAGAGCAGCGTCAGCGACCAGCTGCGCACCCTGGAGCGCGACCTGGGCACACCGGTCCTGAACCGTACGAGCATCGGCACGGTCCCGACCGAGGCCGGGCAGCGCCTGCTGCCGTACGCGCGCCGGATGCTGGACCTGGACGGCGAGATGCGGCGCACCGTCTCCGGGCACCGTCCGCTGCTGCGCATCGGGGCGCTGCAGTCGCTGGCCGACGAGTGGCTGCCGGAGATGCTGACCGCCTTCGACCACGGGGCCGCGGGCCCCCAGACGGCGGACGTCACGGTCACCGTCACCAGCCGCACCCGGCTGATGGAGGAGTTGCAGGAAGGGCGCCTGGACGCGGTGTTCACGCTGGACAGCGGCCCGCCCTACGACGGCCCCACGGCGGTGGTCGGCACCGACCGCGTGGTGCTGGTGACGGCGCCCTCGCACCCGCTGGCGAGCGTGCATCCGCTGACGCTGGACGACGTGCGCCGCACGGAGTTCATGGTGACCGAGATCGGCTGCATCTACCGGCAGCTGTTCGACGAGTGCGGGCGCGATCTGGGGCCGTCGCTGAAGATCGCCATGATCACCGGATCGCTGAACGCGCTGCGGCGGCTGACGGTCAACGGGCGCGGAGCCGCGCTGCTGCCGAGGTTCTCGGTCGCGGCGGAGCTGGAATCCGGGGACCTGGTGATGCTGGACCTGAAGGAAGGCCTGGCGCCGCTGACCATCGAGGCGCGGTGGCGCGAGGGGATCGGGCCGGCCGCGGAGCCGTTGCGGGCGCTGGTGGAGCTGACGCAGAAGTTCAGTCCGGCGTCCTGGGCGATGGCGTAG
- a CDS encoding Dabb family protein: protein MIRSILLIKFTPEATDEQIEAFGRALGAVPFEGRRHFEFHRDVRLTDDAMDAAVIADFDDEETYRAWVADPGHHEVRSTFLDPIRAQRDRILYRI, encoded by the coding sequence GTGATCAGAAGCATATTGCTCATCAAATTCACCCCCGAGGCCACCGACGAGCAGATCGAGGCCTTCGGCCGGGCCCTGGGCGCCGTGCCGTTCGAGGGGCGCCGCCACTTCGAGTTCCACCGCGACGTCCGCCTGACGGACGACGCGATGGACGCGGCGGTGATCGCCGACTTCGACGACGAGGAGACCTACCGGGCCTGGGTCGCCGACCCCGGCCACCACGAAGTGCGTTCCACGTTCCTGGATCCGATCCGCGCGCAGCGGGACCGGATCCTGTACCGGATCTAG
- a CDS encoding N-acetyltransferase family protein, with protein MNSPVVEIRDGVAADQSVADAAQTIFAELVSGGAALGWVDPPSKAEIAALLAKVAAASRAGDGALRLAYSGDRLVGLGYWLRYERPTHRPHADLEKVAIDPGAQGLGAGRLLTAALVDSARDAGIEVLTLDARGDNANALHLYRTLGFREYGRLPDFVAVGEKRYDKVFYMLDLRI; from the coding sequence ATGAACAGCCCGGTTGTGGAGATCCGCGATGGTGTCGCGGCGGACCAGTCTGTGGCCGATGCCGCGCAGACCATCTTTGCCGAGCTGGTTTCCGGCGGCGCGGCGCTCGGGTGGGTGGACCCGCCTTCGAAGGCTGAGATCGCCGCGCTTTTGGCGAAGGTCGCTGCCGCCTCGCGTGCCGGTGACGGTGCGCTGCGGTTGGCGTACTCCGGCGATCGCTTGGTGGGGCTCGGCTATTGGCTGCGGTATGAGCGCCCCACGCATCGTCCGCACGCCGACTTGGAGAAGGTCGCCATCGACCCCGGCGCGCAGGGCCTGGGAGCCGGTCGCCTGCTCACCGCGGCCCTGGTGGACAGTGCGCGCGACGCCGGGATCGAGGTGCTGACCCTCGACGCCCGCGGCGACAACGCGAACGCGCTGCATCTGTACCGCACGCTCGGCTTCCGCGAATACGGCCGGCTCCCGGACTTCGTCGCGGTGGGGGAGAAGCGCTACGACAAGGTCTTCTACATGCTGGACCTGCGCATCTGA